From Juglans regia cultivar Chandler chromosome 8, Walnut 2.0, whole genome shotgun sequence, the proteins below share one genomic window:
- the LOC109004532 gene encoding histone H2AX → MSSTGGGGSTKGGRGKPKASKSVSRSQKAGLQFPVGRIARFLKAGKYAERVGAGAPVYLSAVLEYLAAEVLELAGNAARDNKKNRIVPRHIQLAVRNDEELSKLLGSVTIANGGVLPNIHQTLLPKKVGKGKGEIGSASQEF, encoded by the exons ATGAGTTCGACGGGCGGAGGTGGCTCGACCAAGGGTGGGAGGGGCAAGCCGAAGGCCTCGAAGTCGGTGTCTAGGTCGCAGAAGGCTGGACTTCAGTTCCCGGTTGGGAGAATCGCTAGATTTCTCAAGGCTGGCAAGTATGCTGAGCGTGTTGGTGCCGGAGCTCCCGTATACCTCTCGGCCGTGCTCGAATACCTCGCTGCTGAG GTGTTGGAGCTTGCTGGTAACGCGGCGAGAGACAACAAGAAGAACAGAATTGTGCCGAGGCACATCCAACTTGCAGTGAGAAACGATGAGGAGCTGAGCAAGCTTTTGGGCTCTGTTACCATTGCCAATGGAGGTGTACTGCCTAATATCCACCAGACTCTTCTGCCCAAGAAGGTTGGGAAAGGGAAGGGTGAGATTGGATCTGCTTCTCAGGAGTTCTAG
- the LOC109004531 gene encoding uncharacterized protein LOC109004531 isoform X1, which translates to MLGYVMNSLLLSFIWMGTVAYYAGLSCRPQLRLTTFGIICSSEVGVSRRQALEQLDKKLAEDDDRAALSLAKDLQGKPGGLRCFGGARQVPQRLYSLDELRLNGIEASSLLSPVDATLGSIERNLQLAAALGGLAAWNVLGFNPQEVLYFSLGLLFLWTLDSVSFDGGVGSLVLDTIGHTFSQKYHNRVVQHEAGHFLIAYLVGILPKGYTLTSLEALKKEGSLNVQAGTAFVDFEFVEEVNAGKVSATTLNRFSCIALAGVAAEYLLYGIAEGGLADINKLDMLLKSLAFTQKKADSQVRWSVLNTVLLLRRHELARAKLAEAMSMGKSVGTCIGVIEETIDDSDIQLQLG; encoded by the exons ATGCTGGGTTATGTAATGAATTCACttcttttgagttttatttggatGGGAACTGTGGCCTATTATGCTGGTTTGTCATGTCGGCCGCAACTGAGACTCACAACATTCGGTATCATATGCTCGTCTGAGGTTGGTGTCTCGAGGCGACAGGCTTTGGAGCAACTGGATAAGAAGCTGGCCGAGGACGACGACAGGGCAGCACTCTCACTTGCTAAGGATTTGCAAGGCAAGCCTGGGGGGCTTCGATGCTTTGGGGGTGCTAGACAG GTGCCCCAAAGACTTTATTCCTTGGATGAATTGAGGCTGAATGGAATCGAAGCATCGTCTCTTTTGTCACCGGTGGATGCTACACTTGGTTCAATAGAAAGAAACCTGCAACTTGCTGCTGCTCTGGGAGGGCTTGCTGCCTGGAATGTGCTTGGCTTTAACCCACAAGAAGTTCTATATTTTTCTCTGGGGCTGCTGTTTCTATGGACACTGGATTCA GTCTCTTTTGATGGAGGTGTTGGTAGCTTGGTTCTTGATACAATTGGGCACACATTTAGTCAGAAGTACCACAATAGGGTTGTTCAA CATGAAGCTGGCCATTTCTTAATCGCTTACTTAGTAGGCATTCTTCCCAAAGGATACACACTAACTAGTTTGGAAGCTTTGAAGAAGGAAGGATCTCTAAATGTTCAAGCTGGGACTGCTTTTgtggattttgaatttgttgaagaa GTTAATGCAGGAAAAGTATCTGCTACA ACACTGAACAGATTCTCATGTATAGCACTGGCGGGTGTGGCGGCTGAGTATCTTTTATATGGAATTGCTGAGGGAGGCCTTGCTGACATTAACAAG TTGGACATGCTACTTAAAAGCTTGGCCTTCACACAGAAGAAAGCGGATTCCCAAGTCAGATGGTCTGTACTGAATACAGTCCTACTTCTGCGGCGCCATGAATTAGCACGAGCTAAGCTTGCAGAGGCCATGTCCATGGGAAAGTCTGTAGGAACTTGCATTGGCGTTATAGAGGAGACCATAGACGATTCAGACATCCAGCTGCAACTGGGTTGA
- the LOC109004531 gene encoding uncharacterized protein LOC109004531 isoform X2 has protein sequence MLGYVMNSLLLSFIWMGTVAYYAGLSCRPQLRLTTFGIICSSEVGVSRRQALEQLDKKLAEDDDRAALSLAKDLQGKPGGLRCFGGARQVPQRLYSLDELRLNGIEASSLLSPVDATLGSIERNLQLAAALGGLAAWNVLGFNPQEVLYFSLGLLFLWTLDSHEAGHFLIAYLVGILPKGYTLTSLEALKKEGSLNVQAGTAFVDFEFVEEVNAGKVSATTLNRFSCIALAGVAAEYLLYGIAEGGLADINKLDMLLKSLAFTQKKADSQVRWSVLNTVLLLRRHELARAKLAEAMSMGKSVGTCIGVIEETIDDSDIQLQLG, from the exons ATGCTGGGTTATGTAATGAATTCACttcttttgagttttatttggatGGGAACTGTGGCCTATTATGCTGGTTTGTCATGTCGGCCGCAACTGAGACTCACAACATTCGGTATCATATGCTCGTCTGAGGTTGGTGTCTCGAGGCGACAGGCTTTGGAGCAACTGGATAAGAAGCTGGCCGAGGACGACGACAGGGCAGCACTCTCACTTGCTAAGGATTTGCAAGGCAAGCCTGGGGGGCTTCGATGCTTTGGGGGTGCTAGACAG GTGCCCCAAAGACTTTATTCCTTGGATGAATTGAGGCTGAATGGAATCGAAGCATCGTCTCTTTTGTCACCGGTGGATGCTACACTTGGTTCAATAGAAAGAAACCTGCAACTTGCTGCTGCTCTGGGAGGGCTTGCTGCCTGGAATGTGCTTGGCTTTAACCCACAAGAAGTTCTATATTTTTCTCTGGGGCTGCTGTTTCTATGGACACTGGATTCA CATGAAGCTGGCCATTTCTTAATCGCTTACTTAGTAGGCATTCTTCCCAAAGGATACACACTAACTAGTTTGGAAGCTTTGAAGAAGGAAGGATCTCTAAATGTTCAAGCTGGGACTGCTTTTgtggattttgaatttgttgaagaa GTTAATGCAGGAAAAGTATCTGCTACA ACACTGAACAGATTCTCATGTATAGCACTGGCGGGTGTGGCGGCTGAGTATCTTTTATATGGAATTGCTGAGGGAGGCCTTGCTGACATTAACAAG TTGGACATGCTACTTAAAAGCTTGGCCTTCACACAGAAGAAAGCGGATTCCCAAGTCAGATGGTCTGTACTGAATACAGTCCTACTTCTGCGGCGCCATGAATTAGCACGAGCTAAGCTTGCAGAGGCCATGTCCATGGGAAAGTCTGTAGGAACTTGCATTGGCGTTATAGAGGAGACCATAGACGATTCAGACATCCAGCTGCAACTGGGTTGA